From Primulina huaijiensis isolate GDHJ02 chromosome 15, ASM1229523v2, whole genome shotgun sequence, one genomic window encodes:
- the LOC140959792 gene encoding uncharacterized protein translates to MVQLMGSPHVEGVEDFSEEYGPLAKRSRSSASQTNQWSSRNHQLPVSPSEYNPLDEPSPLGLRLRKSPSLIDLIQMRLSQGTTAPTMLQPGGNAHSLTKTDVKGTVASCVNDKLKASNFPALLLRIGTWEYESRYEGDLVAKCYFAKHKLVWEVLEGGLKSKIEIQWSDITALKAECPDNGPNSLTIMLARQPTFYRETNPQPRKHTLWQASADFTDGQAEKYRQHYLQCSPGVLNKHYEKLIQCDARLCILSQQPEIVMDSPYFDSQVSGLENSEECKSEVCNDTPTVVEGSPSVFQDVAPAAAAPLASFNFGQNPLVAQHVSKEAPSPISVMDPQVNEGDIKFGETVSVVPKIWEPPRVQGLPHSLSMSDLVNHIGNCISEQVICGNLPSNKASECQDMLENISQMLLSDTQHAMGLDEKSLMKKVNSLCCLLQDPVTASNAQVQESRHEDIDHGKDISSELMNNSVHEDAKCKLAFEGNGVDINQGPSISRKDSLNDFLLHLPHIASLPKFLVGISEDDEYQAT, encoded by the exons ATGGTTCAGCTGATGGGATCGCCGCATGTCGAGGGGGTTGAAGATTTTTCGGAGGAGTATGGGCCTCTTGCCAAACGATCTCGCTCATCCGCTTCTCAAACTAACCAG TGGAGCTCAAGAAATCACCAGCTTCCTGTTTCGCCATCGGAATACAACCCTCTTGACGAACCGAGTCCTTTAGGTTTGAGGCTTAGAAAGAGTCCATCTTTGATAGACTTGATCCAAATGAGACTCTCACAAGGGACCACTGCTCCTACTATGTTGCAGCCTGGTGGAAATGCACACTCCCTTACCAAAACCGATGTGAAGGGAACTGTTGCTTCGTGCGTGAATGACAAGCTGAAGGCTTCAAATTTTCCAGCTTTGTTATTGAGAATTGGCACGTGGGAG TATGAGTCAAGATATGAAGGTGATCTGGTTGCTAAGTGTTATTTTGCAAAGCATAAACTTGTTTGGGAAGTTCTTGAAGGCGGTCTCAAGAGTAAGATAGAGATACAGTGGTCTGATATCACGGCTCTGAAAGCTGAATGTCCTGATAATGGTCCCAACTCTTTGACAATTATG TTGGCTCGACAGCCCACCTTTTACCGGGAAACCAATCCACAACCCAGAAAACACACACTCTGGCAGGCAAGTGCCGACTTTACGGATGGGCAGGCTGAAAAATATAG GCAGCATTATCTACAGTGCTCTCCAGGTGTGTTAAACAAGCATTATGAAAAGCTTATCCAATGTGACGCACGTCTTTGTATTTTGAGCCAACAGCCTGAGATAGTCATGGACTCACCATATTTTGATTCACAAGTTTCTGGTCTCGAAAACTCAGAAGAATGTAAAAGTGAAGTATGTAATGACACGCCAACTGTTGTTGAAGGATCTCCCTCTGTGTTCCAGGATGTGGCACCAGCAGCTGCTGCACCATTAGCTTCCTTCAATTTTGGACAGAATCCTTTGGTCGCTCAGCATGTGTCTAAAGAAGCTCCATCACCTATCTCAG TGATGGATCCACAAGTAAATGAAGGGGACATCAAATTTGGCGAGACCGTTTCTGTTGTACCCAAAATTTGGGAACCGCCAAGGGTGCAGGGACTTCCCCACTCTCTGTCCATGAGTGATCTTGTGAATCACATTGGAAATTGTATTTCAGAGCAAGTGATCTGTGGAAATTTACCTTCAAATAAGGCATCAGAATGCCAGGACATGCTGGAAAACATTTCCCAAATGTTACTGAGCGACACTCAACATGCTATGGGCTTGGATGAAAAATCGCTTATGAAAAAGGTGAACTCTCTCTGCTGCCTATTGCAGGATCCTGTCACAGCTTCCAATGCACAAGTTCAAGAGAGCCGTCATGAAGATATTGATCATGGGAAAGACATCTCCTCTGAGCTTATGAATAATTCTGTACACGAGGATGCTAAATGTAAGCTTGCTTTTGAAGGGAACGGTGTT